A genomic window from Microbacterium sp. ET2 includes:
- a CDS encoding LacI family DNA-binding transcriptional regulator: protein MATLSDVAARAGVSVSAASRVLSDAPNARVSDDTRRRITEAAQELDYRPNFAARALKFSRTNVIGLIVPDLTNAIFTELMRGVEEEATRRGYMVLLARIEGMPEGQEAIPRLIGEGRVDGVLLQVGDTMRPEDLKILVEESLPIVLVNSTNPQSAGSVVLDDDLGANLGTRHLIDFGHTRIALISGHPASDTATRRERGFRAAMADARLDVPEEYVTRLGYEPRNGGLALAALAALPEPPTAVMVANINAAHGALLEARRLGLRVPGELSIVAMHDAWTAENAWPPLTTVRMPLYELGREAMSAIHDRITSGTIADVVVRDPKPFVVVRESTAPPSV from the coding sequence ATGGCTACGCTGAGCGATGTCGCCGCACGCGCGGGGGTGTCTGTGTCGGCCGCCTCGCGCGTGCTCAGTGATGCACCGAACGCCCGCGTCAGCGATGACACCCGGCGTCGCATCACCGAGGCGGCCCAGGAGCTCGACTATCGCCCAAACTTCGCAGCGCGGGCCCTCAAATTCTCGCGCACGAACGTAATCGGTCTCATCGTCCCCGACCTAACGAACGCCATCTTCACCGAGCTAATGCGAGGGGTCGAGGAAGAGGCGACTCGCCGCGGCTACATGGTGCTACTGGCCCGCATCGAGGGCATGCCCGAAGGGCAGGAGGCCATTCCCCGGCTGATCGGCGAAGGCCGCGTCGACGGCGTGCTCCTACAGGTCGGCGACACCATGCGTCCGGAGGACCTCAAAATCCTCGTCGAGGAGTCGCTGCCGATCGTCCTAGTCAACTCGACTAACCCCCAGAGCGCCGGCTCGGTCGTGCTAGATGACGACCTCGGTGCCAACCTCGGAACTCGGCACCTCATCGATTTCGGCCACACCCGCATCGCGCTGATCAGCGGTCACCCCGCCTCCGACACGGCGACTCGCCGCGAGCGCGGCTTCCGTGCCGCGATGGCGGACGCCAGACTCGACGTCCCGGAGGAATACGTGACGCGCCTGGGTTACGAGCCCCGCAATGGAGGGCTCGCGCTCGCCGCGCTTGCGGCCCTGCCCGAGCCCCCCACCGCCGTCATGGTCGCCAACATTAATGCGGCACACGGAGCCCTACTCGAGGCGCGGCGGCTTGGGCTCCGTGTGCCGGGGGAGCTCTCAATCGTCGCGATGCACGATGCGTGGACGGCTGAGAACGCGTGGCCGCCGCTCACGACGGTGCGGATGCCGCTATATGAGCTCGGTCGCGAGGCGATGTCGGCGATCCATGACAGGATCACCTCCGGCACCATCGCGGATGTCGTCGTCCGCGACCCGAAACCTTTCGTGGTTGTGCGCGAGTCCACGGCCCCGCCTTCTGTCTGA
- a CDS encoding amidohydrolase family protein has product MIDAHQHVWDPARADYDWLGSAMAPIDRAMTFDDLGPELRAAGVDFTVQVQSADNPEDTVLMRESAAQHPEVVGIVGFAPLDDPAGTAATIDSWMGDSLLVGVRNLIHNKTDPDWLLRPEVGEALSVLEERGLTLDVVAVLPRHLELVPILSERYPELRMVIDHLAKPPIGLSSIQPWGALFAAAAENPLVYSKVSGLYSATGDMAAWTTEQIRPVFDRAVELFGPRRLLYGGDWPISVLAGGYTRVWRGLRPLFDSLDAGDREWMLGRTAAEVYRLDPERLEHR; this is encoded by the coding sequence GTGATCGATGCCCACCAGCATGTATGGGATCCGGCCCGCGCTGACTACGACTGGCTGGGCTCTGCGATGGCCCCCATCGACAGGGCGATGACGTTCGATGATCTCGGACCCGAGCTCCGCGCCGCGGGCGTCGACTTCACCGTCCAGGTACAGTCGGCTGATAACCCAGAGGACACGGTACTCATGCGCGAGTCAGCGGCGCAGCACCCCGAGGTGGTGGGCATCGTCGGGTTCGCCCCGCTCGATGACCCAGCGGGCACGGCCGCGACGATTGACTCATGGATGGGGGACTCGCTCCTCGTTGGCGTGCGCAACCTTATCCACAACAAGACCGACCCGGACTGGCTACTGCGCCCCGAGGTCGGAGAGGCACTGTCTGTGCTCGAAGAACGCGGCCTCACGCTCGATGTTGTTGCCGTGCTGCCCCGGCACCTCGAGCTGGTGCCGATCCTGTCCGAGCGTTATCCCGAGCTGCGCATGGTGATCGACCACCTTGCGAAGCCGCCCATCGGGCTCTCCTCGATCCAGCCGTGGGGCGCGCTCTTTGCTGCGGCCGCCGAGAACCCGCTCGTCTACAGCAAGGTAAGCGGGCTGTATTCGGCGACCGGTGACATGGCGGCGTGGACGACCGAGCAGATCAGGCCGGTCTTCGACCGCGCCGTCGAGCTTTTCGGACCCCGCCGGCTGCTTTACGGAGGCGACTGGCCGATATCGGTGCTGGCGGGAGGGTACACGCGGGTCTGGCGGGGTCTGCGGCCCCTGTTCGACAGCCTTGACGCCGGCGACCGCGAGTGGATGCTGGGGCGCACTGCGGCAGAGGTTTACCGCCTCGACCCCGAGCGCCTCGAGCACCGATGA
- a CDS encoding SDR family oxidoreductase, with product MSSLFSLEGTTAVVTGARRGIGFAMAVALAEAGADIIGVSATLAPFGSDIERAVTAAGRSFEGHACNFADSGAVDALAAVLVEREIDTLVNNAGTIERSPAAEHPLELWDKVVQVNLTSQFQLTQALARPMLGRGRGKIIFTASLLSFQGGINVPGYTAAKSGISGLTKALSNEWAPHGVNVNAIAPGYIATDNTAQLRGDAQRSKSILERIPAGRWGEASDIGGAAVFLASRASDYVNGITLPVDGGWLGR from the coding sequence ATGAGCAGTCTCTTCTCGCTGGAGGGCACTACCGCCGTCGTCACCGGTGCCCGCCGCGGTATCGGCTTTGCGATGGCCGTCGCCCTTGCTGAGGCCGGGGCAGACATCATCGGTGTCAGCGCGACGCTCGCGCCGTTCGGAAGCGATATCGAGCGAGCCGTGACTGCCGCAGGTCGCTCGTTCGAGGGCCACGCGTGCAACTTCGCGGATAGCGGCGCCGTCGACGCCCTGGCTGCCGTCCTCGTCGAGCGCGAGATCGACACCCTTGTCAACAACGCCGGTACGATCGAGCGCTCCCCTGCGGCAGAGCATCCGCTGGAGCTGTGGGACAAAGTGGTGCAGGTAAACCTGACGAGCCAGTTTCAACTCACACAGGCCCTCGCCCGGCCCATGCTCGGGCGCGGACGCGGGAAGATCATTTTCACCGCATCACTACTGAGCTTCCAGGGCGGCATCAACGTGCCCGGCTACACGGCCGCGAAATCCGGCATCTCCGGACTGACGAAAGCTCTTTCGAACGAATGGGCGCCCCACGGCGTCAACGTCAACGCCATCGCTCCCGGCTATATCGCCACCGACAATACCGCCCAGCTTCGCGGCGACGCCCAGCGCTCGAAGAGTATCCTCGAGAGGATTCCAGCGGGGCGCTGGGGCGAAGCGTCCGATATCGGCGGTGCAGCGGTGTTCCTGGCATCCCGCGCTTCCGACTACGTGAACGGCATCACGCTCCCCGTAGACGGCGGATGGCTTGGACGATGA
- a CDS encoding zinc-dependent alcohol dehydrogenase: MGDHTIEISHADPVPPGPGLVQIAVAYTGLCGTDLHILHGSMDARVQTPLVFGHEMSGKIAAVGDGVTGWSFGDGVTVMPLSWDGTCPACLAGNTHVCQNLDFIGIDSPGSLQGLWNVPVETLVALPEGVRLDHAALVEPVAVAVHDVRRSGLVAGQKVVVIGGGPIGVLIATVARHFGGDVVVIELDEKRRAQIEGLGFTTIDPRAIDQVTWVTRWSGGAGADVVFEVSGAAQAVLGATALAKVRGTIVVVAIHPTPREIDLQRVFWRELSILGARVYQRTDFETAVGLVADGIIPSELLITRIVPLSETQAAFADLEAGRAMKILVDVRGQA, from the coding sequence GTGGGCGACCACACTATCGAGATCTCCCACGCCGACCCCGTGCCGCCAGGCCCCGGACTCGTGCAGATCGCCGTGGCCTACACGGGCCTCTGCGGGACGGACCTTCACATCCTGCACGGCAGCATGGACGCCCGCGTGCAGACCCCGCTCGTCTTCGGCCATGAGATGAGCGGCAAGATCGCCGCAGTCGGCGACGGGGTCACGGGCTGGTCGTTCGGTGACGGGGTCACCGTCATGCCTCTCTCGTGGGATGGAACGTGCCCGGCATGCCTCGCCGGCAACACCCACGTCTGCCAGAACCTCGACTTCATCGGCATCGACTCCCCCGGCTCCCTGCAAGGCCTCTGGAACGTCCCGGTTGAGACGCTCGTGGCGCTGCCCGAGGGGGTGCGCCTGGATCATGCCGCGCTTGTCGAGCCCGTCGCGGTGGCGGTGCACGACGTCCGCCGCTCCGGCCTCGTCGCCGGGCAAAAGGTCGTCGTGATCGGCGGCGGCCCGATCGGTGTTCTCATCGCCACGGTCGCACGGCACTTCGGGGGCGATGTCGTCGTAATCGAACTCGATGAGAAGCGCCGTGCGCAGATCGAGGGCCTCGGCTTTACCACGATCGACCCGCGAGCGATCGACCAGGTGACCTGGGTCACCAGGTGGTCAGGGGGAGCTGGGGCAGATGTCGTGTTCGAGGTCTCCGGGGCGGCGCAGGCCGTCCTCGGCGCCACCGCGCTCGCCAAGGTGCGCGGCACGATCGTTGTCGTCGCCATCCACCCAACGCCCCGGGAGATAGACCTCCAACGCGTATTCTGGCGCGAGCTCAGCATCCTCGGTGCGCGCGTCTACCAGCGCACCGACTTCGAGACCGCGGTCGGCCTCGTGGCTGACGGCATCATCCCGTCCGAGCTGCTGATCACCCGCATCGTGCCGCTCAGCGAAACCCAGGCGGCGTTCGCCGATCTCGAGGCGGGCCGAGCCATGAAGATCCTCGTGGACGTGAGGGGCCAGGCATGA
- a CDS encoding MaoC/PaaZ C-terminal domain-containing protein encodes MKTTDRWFEDIEVGDRRETVGRTITESDIVIHAGQTGDFFPHHMDAQWMATQPAGQRIAHGTLILSIAVGMTAGDINPQAMTYGYDRIRFVRPVFIGDTIHVSAEITQKTEHTRRPEEFGYVHELVTTTNQRGDTVMVLTHLYLVNRRVASA; translated from the coding sequence ATGAAGACCACCGACCGCTGGTTCGAGGACATCGAGGTCGGAGACCGCCGCGAGACCGTAGGACGCACCATCACCGAGTCGGACATAGTGATCCACGCGGGGCAGACGGGAGACTTCTTCCCGCACCACATGGACGCACAGTGGATGGCCACCCAGCCGGCGGGACAGCGGATCGCCCACGGCACCCTGATCCTCTCGATCGCGGTGGGTATGACGGCCGGCGACATCAACCCGCAAGCGATGACTTACGGCTACGATCGCATCCGCTTCGTCCGCCCCGTCTTCATCGGCGACACGATCCATGTGAGCGCCGAGATCACTCAAAAGACCGAGCACACGAGGCGTCCGGAGGAGTTCGGCTACGTGCACGAGCTCGTGACCACAACGAATCAGCGCGGCGACACCGTCATGGTGCTGACCCACTTGTATCTCGTGAATCGCCGGGTCGCGAGCGCGTGA
- a CDS encoding RraA family protein: MSSDDRGFRPEPGDERLTTAILSDSCDASGLRNQVLSDRLAPIVPGTRMMGRARTVRFAPSLADRPDDPYGEAIEMIDGIGTGEIVVIATDENNDSAFWGELFSAAALAAGAAGVVTDGNLRDTDRIAALGFPAFSRSRRPIDFRARLRIVDIDEPVVIGGVTIAQGDLVMADDDGIVIVPRADENDVLARARVRAAGESTVLAELLAGESLRTVWDRHRVL, encoded by the coding sequence ATGTCATCCGATGATCGGGGGTTCCGCCCCGAGCCCGGCGATGAGCGTCTCACGACGGCTATCCTGAGCGACTCATGCGACGCCTCAGGGCTGCGGAATCAAGTGCTGTCCGACCGGCTCGCCCCGATCGTGCCCGGGACGCGAATGATGGGGCGGGCACGCACGGTGCGCTTCGCCCCGTCGCTGGCCGACAGACCTGACGATCCGTACGGCGAGGCGATCGAAATGATCGACGGCATCGGTACCGGCGAGATCGTCGTCATCGCCACCGACGAGAACAACGACTCGGCATTCTGGGGTGAGCTCTTCAGTGCCGCAGCCCTGGCGGCGGGAGCGGCAGGCGTCGTGACCGACGGCAATCTGCGCGATACCGATCGCATCGCGGCCCTCGGGTTTCCCGCCTTCTCGCGCTCCCGGCGTCCGATCGACTTCCGCGCGCGCCTGCGCATCGTCGACATCGACGAGCCCGTCGTCATCGGCGGGGTGACGATCGCCCAGGGGGATCTCGTGATGGCCGACGACGACGGGATCGTGATCGTTCCCCGCGCGGACGAGAACGACGTGCTTGCCCGGGCCCGTGTGCGTGCGGCAGGGGAGTCCACCGTGCTCGCCGAGCTGCTCGCCGGCGAGTCGCTTCGTACGGTCTGGGACCGCCACCGCGTGCTCTGA
- a CDS encoding Gfo/Idh/MocA family protein, translating into MTDFPERHLAAAYTLELPASPRPIVIIGTGGIVKDAHLPAYRKAGYPVWGLVNRTVARAQALADQYGIEHVFGTVAEAVAAAPEHAVYDIALMPEQYLETLEMLPDHAAVLIQKPLGHTLAEGIELSELCHRKNLVAAVNTQLRFAPYVAEARRLIAEGTIGELYDLEIRVQVDTPWRLFPHVFGLERLEINMHSVHYLDLVRSFLGNPEGVSAITLPHPEKAEIANTRSTILLRYRDRPLRVTVSTNHDHAFGSGYEESYIKWEGTKGAVRAQMGLLLDYPTGGQDRLELALLEQKDRGWQDVPFAGSWFPDAFIGSMGAVQRFIEGSVPELPTSVDDVLHTMAVVEAAYVSQQSEGVPVSIEVKD; encoded by the coding sequence ATGACGGACTTTCCAGAGCGGCATCTGGCTGCCGCATACACGCTTGAACTGCCAGCTTCTCCACGGCCGATCGTCATCATCGGCACGGGCGGGATTGTGAAGGACGCGCATCTACCGGCGTATCGCAAGGCCGGATACCCCGTGTGGGGGCTCGTGAACCGAACAGTCGCGCGTGCCCAGGCGCTCGCCGATCAATACGGTATCGAGCATGTGTTCGGCACTGTCGCCGAGGCTGTCGCCGCGGCGCCGGAACATGCGGTGTACGACATCGCTCTGATGCCTGAGCAGTATCTGGAGACGCTCGAGATGCTGCCCGACCATGCAGCCGTGCTCATCCAGAAGCCGCTCGGTCATACCCTCGCCGAGGGAATCGAGTTGAGCGAACTCTGTCACAGGAAGAACCTCGTCGCCGCGGTGAATACCCAGCTGCGCTTTGCCCCCTACGTAGCCGAGGCGCGACGCCTCATCGCCGAAGGAACGATCGGAGAGCTCTACGACCTCGAGATACGCGTGCAGGTCGACACCCCGTGGAGGCTCTTCCCACACGTCTTCGGTCTCGAGCGGCTGGAGATCAATATGCACAGCGTGCACTACCTCGATCTCGTACGGTCGTTTCTCGGCAATCCCGAGGGAGTCAGCGCGATCACGTTGCCGCACCCCGAGAAAGCTGAAATCGCCAACACCCGTTCCACGATCCTGCTGCGCTATCGCGACCGACCCCTCCGGGTCACGGTCAGCACGAATCACGACCACGCGTTCGGGTCCGGATACGAAGAGAGCTACATCAAATGGGAGGGAACCAAGGGCGCGGTCCGGGCCCAGATGGGCTTGCTGCTCGACTACCCGACCGGGGGCCAAGACAGGCTCGAACTCGCACTACTCGAGCAAAAGGACCGCGGGTGGCAGGACGTGCCCTTCGCGGGGTCGTGGTTCCCCGATGCGTTCATCGGATCGATGGGAGCCGTTCAGCGTTTCATCGAGGGATCGGTGCCGGAGCTGCCGACATCCGTCGACGATGTGCTGCACACAATGGCTGTTGTCGAAGCCGCGTATGTGTCGCAGCAGAGCGAAGGAGTGCCCGTGAGCATCGAGGTGAAAGACTGA
- a CDS encoding extracellular solute-binding protein, giving the protein MTTVLTGITWEHERGHGSVAASADAYRAVAPDVEVRWEQRSLQSFADQALEDLVEQYDLLVIDHPHIPRAAEHGLFARLDGTGHDDELAVLATQSVGASHASYSHNGGQYGLATDAAAQVSAYRPDLLPEPPRDWTGVLALAEQGRVLWPYKPVDSFSSLVTVASGNGEEPMRSPGVFLSADALAEAMETLRRLASLVPKNNSTWNPILAADALSTSNRYAYVPLMFGYTNYSRAGFRPNRVKYTDIPESRNGVNGALLGGAGIAVSARTKNLEQAIAYAFWLDSAEVQEGIYYDAGGQPGNTVAWESDRTNADSLDFFRDTRATLEGAYLRPRSVHYIELQNALSEFVTEALIGRLTDEQLRSRLDEGVGEWLEHT; this is encoded by the coding sequence GTGACCACCGTCCTCACGGGCATCACCTGGGAGCACGAGCGCGGCCATGGTAGCGTCGCCGCCTCGGCCGACGCGTATCGCGCCGTCGCGCCCGACGTCGAGGTGCGCTGGGAGCAGCGCTCGCTGCAATCGTTCGCCGACCAGGCGCTCGAAGACCTCGTCGAGCAGTACGACCTGCTCGTGATCGACCACCCGCACATCCCTCGGGCAGCCGAGCACGGGCTCTTCGCTCGCCTCGACGGCACCGGTCACGACGACGAGCTCGCAGTGCTCGCAACGCAGTCCGTGGGCGCCTCGCACGCGTCCTACTCGCACAACGGCGGCCAGTACGGCCTTGCCACGGATGCCGCGGCGCAGGTCTCGGCGTATCGCCCCGATCTTCTGCCCGAGCCTCCGCGAGACTGGACAGGTGTTCTGGCCCTGGCCGAGCAGGGCCGCGTGCTGTGGCCTTACAAGCCCGTCGACTCGTTTTCGAGCCTCGTCACCGTAGCCTCGGGCAACGGGGAGGAGCCGATGCGCTCACCCGGTGTGTTCCTGAGCGCAGATGCGCTTGCCGAGGCCATGGAGACGCTCCGCCGGCTCGCTTCTCTCGTACCTAAGAACAACAGCACCTGGAACCCGATCCTTGCGGCGGACGCGCTCAGTACCAGCAACCGATACGCCTATGTTCCGCTCATGTTCGGCTACACGAACTACAGCCGGGCGGGCTTTCGGCCGAACCGAGTGAAGTACACGGACATTCCGGAGTCTCGCAACGGCGTGAACGGCGCGTTGCTCGGAGGTGCCGGCATCGCCGTCTCCGCCCGCACCAAGAACCTCGAGCAGGCGATCGCGTACGCGTTCTGGCTAGACTCGGCCGAGGTACAGGAGGGCATCTACTACGACGCCGGCGGACAGCCGGGTAACACCGTCGCCTGGGAGAGCGATCGCACAAATGCCGATTCGCTCGACTTCTTCCGGGACACCCGCGCCACGCTCGAGGGTGCTTACCTGCGCCCACGCTCCGTCCATTACATCGAACTCCAGAATGCACTCTCCGAGTTCGTCACCGAGGCCCTGATCGGCCGCCTCACCGATGAGCAGCTGCGATCGAGACTCGACGAAGGCGTCGGGGAATGGCTAGAGCACACATGA
- a CDS encoding CaiB/BaiF CoA transferase family protein has product MSKRLINGDLLNDESEPLPMTTENIRPLAGLLVLDFSQFLAGPVAAMRLADLGARVIKIERPGTGDIGRTLAFAGRTLDGDTVSFHAMNRNKESVTADLKVPSDLAYVKELVARADVLIQNFRPGVMERIGLDYASVKEINPAIVYASATGYGNNGPWRDRPGQDLLAQAISGLPWLSGSRADGPVPVGLSIADHLLSCHIAQGVTALLVRRFRTGQGGLVESSLLESMLDLQFELLSTKLNDDTIQVQRHGDHAAHAFLAAPYGTYPTSDGYIALAMNPVPKLGALLDLPVLEGMIDPQLAWDQQERIEAILAARFATGTTQHWLDILDAADVWCAPVLTLDELLDSEGFVAIRMTQQVVRRGATISTTRSPLRIDGEVLTSEKAAPTLGEDDERVRAEFPPTHATGALAQKVG; this is encoded by the coding sequence ATGAGCAAACGATTGATCAACGGTGACCTGTTAAACGACGAAAGCGAACCATTGCCGATGACTACGGAGAACATCAGACCCCTCGCGGGTCTGCTCGTCCTCGATTTCAGCCAGTTTCTGGCCGGTCCCGTCGCCGCCATGCGCCTCGCCGATCTCGGCGCCCGCGTCATCAAGATCGAGCGGCCAGGCACGGGCGACATCGGACGAACTCTCGCCTTCGCGGGTCGCACGCTCGACGGCGACACCGTGTCGTTTCACGCCATGAACCGTAACAAGGAATCAGTTACCGCTGACCTGAAGGTGCCCAGTGACCTGGCCTACGTCAAAGAGCTCGTGGCGCGTGCAGACGTCCTCATCCAGAACTTCCGCCCCGGCGTCATGGAGCGCATCGGCCTCGACTACGCCTCGGTCAAGGAGATCAATCCGGCAATCGTCTACGCCAGCGCGACCGGCTACGGCAACAACGGGCCCTGGCGGGATCGACCGGGGCAGGACCTACTTGCCCAGGCGATCTCTGGCCTTCCGTGGCTCAGTGGATCGAGGGCCGATGGGCCTGTGCCCGTGGGGCTCTCGATCGCTGACCACCTGCTCAGCTGCCATATCGCGCAGGGCGTCACGGCCCTGCTGGTGCGCCGGTTCCGCACCGGTCAGGGCGGCCTGGTCGAATCGAGCCTCCTAGAATCCATGCTCGACCTTCAGTTCGAACTGCTCAGCACCAAGCTCAACGACGACACGATTCAGGTTCAGAGGCACGGCGACCACGCCGCGCACGCGTTCCTCGCCGCGCCGTATGGCACCTACCCCACGAGCGACGGCTACATCGCCCTCGCGATGAACCCCGTCCCTAAGCTCGGCGCACTGCTGGACCTGCCGGTACTCGAGGGGATGATCGACCCCCAGCTCGCGTGGGACCAGCAGGAGCGCATCGAGGCAATCCTCGCCGCGCGCTTCGCAACCGGCACCACACAGCACTGGCTCGACATCCTCGATGCCGCCGACGTCTGGTGTGCCCCCGTTCTGACCCTCGACGAGCTCCTCGACTCGGAAGGATTCGTCGCGATCCGGATGACCCAGCAGGTCGTGCGCCGCGGCGCGACGATCTCGACGACGCGTAGCCCTCTCCGCATCGACGGCGAAGTGCTTACGAGCGAAAAGGCCGCGCCGACGCTTGGTGAAGACGACGAGAGAGTGCGGGCCGAGTTTCCGCCGACACACGCGACCGGCGCCTTGGCTCAGAAGGTGGGATGA
- a CDS encoding bifunctional 4-hydroxy-2-oxoglutarate aldolase/2-dehydro-3-deoxy-phosphogluconate aldolase, protein MAWTMSGWLDSRPIIPVVISDAPEIAADLANALDAGGVTCAEITLRTPRGLELLMAMVAHAPAGFAVGAGTVLDLYQVDAVAGAGASFVVSPGYDPEIVDRARALGMAVLPGVASATEVQRARRDGVETVKFFPADRLGGWETIAAFAGVFDGVGFVPSGGVGADNLDRYLSLPAVPAVSGSWLAPRRELDAGDFSVVVERSRSAIRIAAESCPSGRSIR, encoded by the coding sequence ATGGCTTGGACGATGAGCGGATGGCTGGATTCCCGGCCGATCATCCCGGTTGTCATCAGTGACGCCCCGGAGATCGCCGCAGACCTTGCCAACGCACTCGACGCTGGCGGCGTGACGTGCGCAGAAATCACCCTGCGCACCCCGCGGGGTTTGGAGCTGCTCATGGCCATGGTCGCTCACGCACCCGCGGGGTTCGCCGTCGGTGCAGGGACGGTGCTCGACCTCTACCAGGTCGACGCGGTGGCCGGCGCCGGGGCATCCTTCGTTGTCAGCCCCGGATACGATCCGGAGATCGTCGATCGCGCACGGGCGCTGGGAATGGCGGTGCTGCCGGGCGTGGCGAGCGCGACCGAGGTGCAGCGCGCCAGACGCGATGGCGTCGAGACGGTGAAGTTCTTTCCCGCCGATCGGTTGGGCGGCTGGGAGACGATCGCCGCCTTCGCAGGAGTCTTCGACGGAGTCGGTTTCGTTCCCAGCGGAGGCGTGGGAGCCGACAATCTTGACCGCTATCTCTCGCTACCCGCCGTTCCTGCCGTCAGCGGCAGCTGGCTGGCGCCGCGGCGCGAACTCGACGCCGGCGACTTCTCCGTAGTAGTGGAGCGCAGCCGGTCCGCCATCCGTATCGCAGCTGAGTCCTGCCCGAGCGGTCGGTCCATACGATGA